In Sphingomonas sp. PAMC26645, one DNA window encodes the following:
- a CDS encoding ATPase, whose product MPQISQIAATYASQIFWLLITFGILYFGIGKGMVPKIVSNVDSREGRIAGDLAAAVAARTQADTVQANWQAEMDAARVAAQAETAAAAKRAATAFEQQVHAADAELAERLGHHDLAVANAKAEALSNLQGVAAEAAQQLAAKVAGLQVSLDAATDAVRRTTAHG is encoded by the coding sequence ATGCCCCAGATTTCCCAGATAGCCGCTACCTACGCCTCGCAGATCTTCTGGCTGCTCATCACCTTCGGCATCCTGTATTTCGGGATCGGCAAGGGAATGGTGCCAAAGATCGTGTCCAACGTGGACTCGCGCGAAGGCCGAATCGCGGGCGATCTGGCGGCAGCTGTCGCTGCCCGTACGCAGGCCGATACGGTCCAGGCGAACTGGCAGGCCGAAATGGACGCGGCCCGCGTCGCGGCGCAGGCCGAGACCGCGGCAGCAGCCAAGCGCGCGGCAACCGCGTTCGAGCAGCAGGTCCACGCGGCCGACGCCGAACTCGCCGAACGTCTGGGTCATCACGATCTGGCGGTCGCGAACGCTAAGGCCGAGGCACTCTCGAACTTGCAGGGTGTCGCCGCCGAAGCAGCACAGCAATTGGCCGCCAAGGTAGCCGGCCTCCAGGTCAGCCTGGACGCGGCGACCGACGCGGTACGCAGGACGACGGCGCATGGCTAA
- a CDS encoding F0F1 ATP synthase subunit C gives MDAQAAKMIGAGLAAIGMGLAALGVGNVFAQFLAGALRNPGAADSQQGRLFIGFAAAELLGLLAFVTMIILVFVA, from the coding sequence ATGGACGCACAAGCAGCAAAGATGATCGGTGCCGGCCTCGCAGCGATCGGCATGGGCCTCGCAGCACTCGGCGTGGGCAACGTGTTCGCACAGTTCCTCGCCGGCGCTCTCCGTAATCCGGGCGCAGCCGACAGCCAGCAGGGCCGTCTGTTCATCGGTTTCGCAGCAGCCGAGCTTCTCGGTCTGCTCGCCTTCGTCACGATGATCATTCTCGTGTTCGTCGCCTAA
- a CDS encoding F0F1 ATP synthase subunit A: MHQFLIEPAFGSHWMVGGYDLSFTNSALWMVVTLVALWAFMIGGMKRELVPGRWQMAVEGFTGFISGMLEQNVGPGGKRFVPYVFSLFMFILFANIIGLLPFGIVPGVHPFTVTSHMTVTGVLALISFAIVLLVGFGKHGFHFFSLFVPSGTPALMIPLIFVVELMSFLVRPFSLGLRLFVAMTAGHILLKVLAAFVINGLNLGGMYIGLVSAPSMLLMIGITLLELLVAAIQAYVFALLTSVYLNDAVNLH; the protein is encoded by the coding sequence ATGCACCAGTTCCTGATCGAGCCGGCGTTCGGCTCGCACTGGATGGTCGGTGGCTATGACCTGTCGTTCACCAATTCCGCATTGTGGATGGTGGTGACGCTGGTCGCACTTTGGGCGTTCATGATCGGTGGCATGAAGCGCGAGCTCGTGCCCGGTCGCTGGCAGATGGCGGTCGAGGGCTTCACCGGCTTCATCTCGGGCATGCTCGAGCAGAATGTCGGCCCTGGCGGCAAGCGCTTCGTGCCCTATGTCTTCTCGCTGTTCATGTTCATCCTGTTCGCGAACATCATCGGCTTGCTCCCGTTCGGCATCGTCCCCGGCGTGCACCCGTTCACCGTGACCAGCCACATGACCGTCACCGGCGTGCTGGCACTGATCAGCTTCGCGATCGTGCTGCTCGTCGGCTTCGGCAAGCACGGCTTCCACTTCTTCTCGCTGTTCGTGCCGAGCGGCACGCCCGCACTGATGATCCCGCTGATCTTCGTGGTCGAGCTGATGTCGTTCCTGGTGCGTCCGTTCTCGCTCGGTCTGCGACTGTTCGTCGCGATGACCGCGGGGCATATCCTGCTCAAGGTGCTGGCCGCGTTCGTGATCAACGGCCTGAACCTCGGCGGGATGTATATCGGCCTGGTGAGCGCGCCGAGCATGCTGCTGATGATCGGCATCACGCTGCTCGAACTGCTGGTCGCCGCGATCCAGGCATACGTGTTCGCGTTGCTGACGTCGGTCTATCTGAACGACGCGGTCAATCTTCACTAA